In Marinibacterium anthonyi, the DNA window GGAACGCTGAACTACATCACGCAAACCGAACGGCTCGCCGCCGTGGCCGAGATCCGCGAGGGCCGGGCGTTCTGCCTGTCGCTGCCGCTGGATCTGCCGGGCAAGGTGTCGCTGAACCCCCGCCGCAAGCCACCGCGCCTGGCGCCGACCTGCCTGGGGGACACGCCCTACATCAACTATCCCCTCAGCAACGTGGACCCGCTGCTGAAGGACGTGCTGTCGGACGACCAGGTGCTGCTGTCGACCCAGTATTCCACCCAGTGGGATTCGCTGGCCCACGTCGGCGCCTTGTTCGACGCCGATGGCGATGGGGTGGCGGAACGCTGCTATTACAACGGCCATCGCGCCGACGTCGATGTTCTGGGCGACGGGGTCGAAGGCGACCACGCCTCCTATGCCCGCCGCCTGTCGGTCTGCGAGATGGCCAAGACGCCGATCCAGGGGCGCGGCGTGCTGGTGGATTTCACGCGGCATTTCGGGCTGGACCGGGTGATCGTCACCCGCGCGATCCTGGAAGACGTGCTGGCAAAGGACGGGATCGAGGTTCGGCCCGGCGACATCCTGATGCTGCGCACCGGCTATTCCGAGGCGCTGATGGACATGCAGGACAATCCCGATCCCGAAAAGCTGTCGCACCATGTCGGCGCGGTGCTGGACGGGACGGACAGTGCCCTGCACGACTGGATCACCGACCGCCGGATCGCGGCCATCGCCGCCGACAATTACGCCGTCGAGAACCCGGATGCCGATCCGCATGCCTGCTGCCTGCGCCTGCCGCTGCACCACCATTGCCTGTTCAAGCTGGGCCTGCCGCTGGCCGAATTGTGGTACCTGCGCGACCTGGCCGAGGCGCTGCACGCGGCGGGGCGCCACGCCATGTTGCTGACGGCGCCGCCGCTGTACCTGCCCGGCGCCATCGGGTCCCCGGTAACACCGGTCGCCACGATCTGACCCATCCACAGGCCGCGCCCCCGGGCGCGGCCTTTTGCATTGGGGCCCTCTGGCGCGCTCAGGTTTTCAGCACGGATGCCGTGTCGTCCGGGATTTCCCGGCGTTCCGCGCGGCAGGGGTGTTAAATTGAATTGACTAGTCATTTCATCTGAACATGTGCTGGGCCCACTCGCACCTGTTTTCCCGAGCCGAGCGCTGACGCCAAAGATCGGACCGCCGGCTTTCCAACCGAGAGACCGCCCATGCTGACCTGCAAATCGAAGATATTCGGCCTGTCGCTGGCCGCCCTGACGGCCGCCGGCGCGCTGCCCGCCATGGCCGAAACCGTGAACCTGCGGCTGGGCGAAGACCCCGGCACGCTTTACAATATCCAGACGGTGCTGGGCACGGCAAACAGCATCATCAATGGCTATATCCTTGAACGGCTTGTCTATTTCGATGCCTCGGGCACGCCGCAGCCCTGGCTGGCCGAAAGCTGGACGGTGTCCGACGACCAGACCGAGATCACGTTCAAGCTGCGCGACGGCATCATGTTCACCGACGGCACACCCTTCAACGCCGCGGCCGTCGCCGCCCAGTTCAACGCGGTTCTCGACCCGGCCAACGCCTCGCCGCAACTGGCGCTGCACGGGCCGCTGCAAAGCGTGACCGCCGATGACGACCTGACCGTGACCTTCAAGTACGGCGCGCCCTTCGCCTCGGCGTTCTCGGCGCTGGCGGGTTATGCGGGGGGCATCAATTCGCCAACCGCCGTGGAAAAGGCCGGCAACGATTACGGCCGCCACCCGGTCGGCACCGGCCCCTACATGCTGGACAGCTGGATCCCCGGCACCTCGGTCACGCTGGTGCGCAACCCCGATTACCACGAACCGCCGTTCCGCGATGACGTCGAAAACCAGGGTGCGCCCTATGCCGACAAGTTCGTCCTGACGGTGATTTCCGAAGACGGCGTCACCCAGGCCGCGCTGGAAACCGGCGAGCTGACCGCATCGATCCTGCCCGCCGACGCGATCCCGCTGTTCGACGGCAACCCGGACTTCAAGACCGTGATGGACAAGACCAGCGGCAACCTGATGTTCCTGGAATTCAACCAGCTCAAGGCGCCCTTCGACAACCCGGAGTTCCGGCGCGCCATCGGCTACGCGATCGACCGCGACTCGGCTCTGGCCGCGTCTTACGCGGGCTACGGTTCGCCCGCCTATTCGCCGCTGTCGGCGGCCATCCCCGGCTATGACCCCAAGGTCGCCGAGGACCTGGGCACCCCCTATGACCCCGCCAAGGCGACCGAGATCCTGAAGGGCCTGGGCTGGACCGACAGCAACGGCAACGGCACGCTGGACAAGGACGGGCAGGAGGCGGAATGGACGATCAAGTCCTACGCCGGGTTCTCGACCGTGGACCGCACGCTGCAGGTGATCCAGGCGAACCTGGCCGATATCGGCATCGCCGTGGATCTGGAAACCGCCGACTGGGGCGCCTTCTATCCGTCGCTGCTGGAAGACGGATGGGACATGGACCTGATGCGCTGGACCGATAGCGACCCGGACATCCTGAACCAGCTGTTCCTGGGCGACGGTCACCGCGACCACCTGAAACCCAACCCCCAGATCGACGAGATCCTGACCCGCTGCAGCCAGACCATGGAACCCGAGGCGCGGATGTCCTGCGTGTCGGACGCGCAGCGCGCGATGCTCGAGGACATGACCATCGTGCCGATCCTGACCAACTGGAACATCTACGCGACCCAGGCCAACGTCACCGGCTACCACTTCGACGCCCTGGGCTACATCCTGCCCCAGGACATCAAGACCGACTGATCCGCCAATGGCCGCCTATATCCTGCGACGTCTGCTGATGACCATTCCGGTGGTCATCGGCATCCTTCTGGTCACCTTCGCGATGAAATCCCTTATCCCGACGGACGCCGTGACGGCGCTCTATTCCGGGACCGTGTCCGAGGACAAGGCGGCCGAGGCCATCGACCAGATGCGCGACAAGTACGGGCTGAATGACGCCTGGTACGTGCAGTTCGCGCATTACATCGCCGACGTCGCCCGGGGGGACCTGGGCACGTCGATCCGCACCCGCCAGCCGGTCGCCGAGGAAATCGGCTATCGCTACGTGAATACCATGATCCTGACCGCTGCCGCGCTGGTGGTGGCGCTGATCGTGGGGCTGTCGACCGGAATCGTGTCCGCTTATTGGCGGGGGTCCTGGATCGACGAGCTGTCCATGTCCGTCGGCCTGCTGGGCATATCCATGCCGGCCTTCTTCTTCGGCCTCGCGCTGATCTTCATCTTCGCGGTCCAGCTGCAATGGCTGCCGGTGATCAATTCCGGCGGCTGGCAGGGGCTGATCCTGCCGGCGCTGTCGCTGGGCATCATCGAGGCCGCGCCGCTGTCGCGCATCACGCGCGCCAGCATGGTCGAGGTGCTGGAACAGGATTACATCAAGGCCCTGCGCGCCAAGGGCATCACCGAGGCCGGGGTGATCTTTCACCACGCGCTGCCAAATGCGCTGCTGTCGATCCTGACGATCCTCGGGCTGCAGATCGGCGGCCTTCTGGGCGGCGCCTTCATCATCGAGGTGGTCTTTGGCTGGCACGGCATCGGCGAACTGGCGGTCAAGGCCATTGGCTGGCGCGACTTTGTCATCACCCAGGCGATCATCCTGGTCAGCGCGGGCACATACGTGCTGGTGAACCTGATCGTCGACATCCTTTATGCCTGGGTCGATCCCAGGATCAGCCTGCGGTGACTGCCATGACCGACATCGCCTTCGAACCCGCCCCGCCGCGCGCCCGCACCGGGCCGCTGTCCGTCCTGCGCCGCATCTGGCGGCACCGGTCGGGCAAGATCGGGCTGTTCCTGGTGGGGCTGATCATCTTCTGCGCCCTCTTCGGCGATCACCTGACCCCCTGGGATCCGCTGAAGCTGAACATGCCCGACCGCCTGAAACCGCCAAGCGCGAAACACTGGCTGGGCACGGACGAACTGGGCCGCGACATGCTGGCCCGGATCATCGCCGGCACGCGCTACGTGCTGCTGGTTTCGGGCATCGCCACCGCCATCGCCGCAACGGGCGGCATCCTTCTGGGCCTTGTCGCCAGCGCCGGAGGCCGCTGGGCCGACATGCTGGTGATGCGGTTCGTGGACATCATGCTGGCCTTTCCCTACGTGCTGCTGCTGCTGGCGATCATCGCCATCCTGGGGCCGTCGCTGATCACCGCGCTGGTGGCCGTCGGCATCGCGTCGATCCCCGGGTATGCGCGTCTGGTCCGGGCCGAGGCGCTGAGTGTGCGCGAAACCGAATATGCCGAGGCGATGCGCGTGCTGGGCGCCGGGCGCTGGCGGATCACCTTCGGGACGGTCCTGCCCAATATCCTGTCGCCGCTGGTCATCTACATCTCCTATTCCATGCCGCTGGCTGTTCTGTCGGCCTCGTCGCTGTCGTTCCTGGGCCTTGGCGCGCAACCGCCCCTGCCGGAATGGGGCGCGATGCTGGTGCAGTCGCGCACCTTCCTGCGCACCGCCTGGTGGGTGGTGGCATCGCCGGGTTTCGCGATCTTCTTCTCGATCCTGGGCATGAACCTTCTGGGCAACGCGCTGCGCGACGTGCTCGATCCGAGGACACGCGCATGAATGCCCTGCTGAAGGTCGAAGGACTGGTCACCGAATTCCCCACCGATGATGGCACTGTGCGCGCCGTCGACGGCGTGTCCCTGCAGGTGGGCGAGGGCGAGGTGCTGGGCCTTGTCGGGGAAAGCGGGTCGGGCAAGACCGTGACGGCGCTGTCGCTTCTGCGGCTGGTGTCGGACCCGGGCCGGATCGCGGCCGGGTCGATCACCTTCGACGGCACCGATATCATGTCCCTGTCGCGCGCCCAGATGACGGGCCTTCGCGGCAACGCGATTTCCATGGTCTTCCAGCAGCCCCGCGCCAGCCTCGACCCGGTCCAGCGCGTCGGCAAGCAGATCGCCGAACTGTTCATCCGCCACCGGGGCACGCCCAGGCGCGCCGCCATGGTGGACGCGATCGAGCTGCTGCGCCGCGTCGGCATCCCCGACCCGGACCGCCGGGCGCGATCCTATCCGCATGAACTGTCGGGCGGGCAGGCGCAGCGGGTGATGATCGCCATGGCGCTGGCCCTGAAGCCCCGGTTGCTGATCGCCGATGAACCGACCACCGCGCTTGACGTGACGATCCAGGCGCAGATCCTCGACCTGCTGCGCAACCTCTGCCGGGAAACCGGCACGGCGATGATCCTGGTTACCCACGACCTGGGCGTCGTGGCGCAAACCGCCGACCGCGTCGCCGTCATGTACGCCGGCCAGATCGTCGAGGAACAGACCGTCACCGGTCTTTTCGATGCGCCGCGCCACCCCTATACGCAGGCGCTGCTCAGCTCGATGCCGGTACAGGGCAGGGCGCAGCACCGCCTGACCCAGCTGCCCGGCAACGTGCCGCGCCCCGGCATGATGCCCCCGGCCTGCCGCTTCGCGCCCCGCTGTGCGAAACGCGTCGACCTAGGCCTGACCCGCTGCACGCTTGAGGCGCCGCCGCTGATCCCCGTGGGCCAGGGCTCCAGCCGCTGCTGGCTGGCGACGGAGGAGACATGATGACCGCCCCGATCCTCGATATCCGCCACGCCAAGGTGCATTACCCGGTCCGCCGGGGCGTGCTGCAAAAGGCGACGTCCTTCGTGCACGCCGTCGACGACGTCAGCCTGTCGGTCGCGCCCGGCGAAACGCTGGGGCTGGTGGGGGAAAGCGGTTGCGGGAAATCAACGCTGG includes these proteins:
- a CDS encoding ABC-transporter substrate-binding protein precursor — its product is MLTCKSKIFGLSLAALTAAGALPAMAETVNLRLGEDPGTLYNIQTVLGTANSIINGYILERLVYFDASGTPQPWLAESWTVSDDQTEITFKLRDGIMFTDGTPFNAAAVAAQFNAVLDPANASPQLALHGPLQSVTADDDLTVTFKYGAPFASAFSALAGYAGGINSPTAVEKAGNDYGRHPVGTGPYMLDSWIPGTSVTLVRNPDYHEPPFRDDVENQGAPYADKFVLTVISEDGVTQAALETGELTASILPADAIPLFDGNPDFKTVMDKTSGNLMFLEFNQLKAPFDNPEFRRAIGYAIDRDSALAASYAGYGSPAYSPLSAAIPGYDPKVAEDLGTPYDPAKATEILKGLGWTDSNGNGTLDKDGQEAEWTIKSYAGFSTVDRTLQVIQANLADIGIAVDLETADWGAFYPSLLEDGWDMDLMRWTDSDPDILNQLFLGDGHRDHLKPNPQIDEILTRCSQTMEPEARMSCVSDAQRAMLEDMTIVPILTNWNIYATQANVTGYHFDALGYILPQDIKTD
- a CDS encoding ABC-transporter permease protein; translated protein: MTAMTDIAFEPAPPRARTGPLSVLRRIWRHRSGKIGLFLVGLIIFCALFGDHLTPWDPLKLNMPDRLKPPSAKHWLGTDELGRDMLARIIAGTRYVLLVSGIATAIAATGGILLGLVASAGGRWADMLVMRFVDIMLAFPYVLLLLAIIAILGPSLITALVAVGIASIPGYARLVRAEALSVRETEYAEAMRVLGAGRWRITFGTVLPNILSPLVIYISYSMPLAVLSASSLSFLGLGAQPPLPEWGAMLVQSRTFLRTAWWVVASPGFAIFFSILGMNLLGNALRDVLDPRTRA
- a CDS encoding ABC-transporter permease protein codes for the protein MAAYILRRLLMTIPVVIGILLVTFAMKSLIPTDAVTALYSGTVSEDKAAEAIDQMRDKYGLNDAWYVQFAHYIADVARGDLGTSIRTRQPVAEEIGYRYVNTMILTAAALVVALIVGLSTGIVSAYWRGSWIDELSMSVGLLGISMPAFFFGLALIFIFAVQLQWLPVINSGGWQGLILPALSLGIIEAAPLSRITRASMVEVLEQDYIKALRAKGITEAGVIFHHALPNALLSILTILGLQIGGLLGGAFIIEVVFGWHGIGELAVKAIGWRDFVITQAIILVSAGTYVLVNLIVDILYAWVDPRISLR
- the oppD_5 gene encoding Stage 0 sporulation protein KD; protein product: MNALLKVEGLVTEFPTDDGTVRAVDGVSLQVGEGEVLGLVGESGSGKTVTALSLLRLVSDPGRIAAGSITFDGTDIMSLSRAQMTGLRGNAISMVFQQPRASLDPVQRVGKQIAELFIRHRGTPRRAAMVDAIELLRRVGIPDPDRRARSYPHELSGGQAQRVMIAMALALKPRLLIADEPTTALDVTIQAQILDLLRNLCRETGTAMILVTHDLGVVAQTADRVAVMYAGQIVEEQTVTGLFDAPRHPYTQALLSSMPVQGRAQHRLTQLPGNVPRPGMMPPACRFAPRCAKRVDLGLTRCTLEAPPLIPVGQGSSRCWLATEET
- a CDS encoding Putative cyclase, which gives rise to MPTWVNRPEGSNWGDFGPDDQLGTLNYITQTERLAAVAEIREGRAFCLSLPLDLPGKVSLNPRRKPPRLAPTCLGDTPYINYPLSNVDPLLKDVLSDDQVLLSTQYSTQWDSLAHVGALFDADGDGVAERCYYNGHRADVDVLGDGVEGDHASYARRLSVCEMAKTPIQGRGVLVDFTRHFGLDRVIVTRAILEDVLAKDGIEVRPGDILMLRTGYSEALMDMQDNPDPEKLSHHVGAVLDGTDSALHDWITDRRIAAIAADNYAVENPDADPHACCLRLPLHHHCLFKLGLPLAELWYLRDLAEALHAAGRHAMLLTAPPLYLPGAIGSPVTPVATI